The genomic DNA gtcaAAACCCAACCCCTAGGACAAATCAAGTAGTTGAAACAAGTTTTACAATTCTCTCCAACTTCCCTGAAGGATTTATAAGCCCAACTGTGGATATTTTCCTATTTAACACGAACCAGAGCCAACCAAACAGCTCTGATACTGCGTTTGCCAACGTGTCTGTTCATCCCGTTAATACAACCACCGCGGAGGCTTCGACAGCGAGATCTGCCCCGGGCGGCGGGATCGGAGTCTGCTCCGTCTCCCGGGTCTCCGCGTTGTGGCTGGGGGGGCCTCCCGGCTGCGGACGGGGACACCACTGCTGAGGGGGACACTCCACACGGGCCGGCCACGAGCCTCACACGCTCAAGTGTATTCACCTACTCCGCCAATCAGATACGGCTACGTCTGGTGAAACGACTTCCGAGCTGTCATCACGTGCTCTTTCCTCCTTCCACCTATTCTGGAAGAGCCCGCACAGCAAGCAGTAATGGCCGTAACACAACCAGGAAGACCTTCCTTCACGAGCAGAAACAGCACGCTTTGActacagaactttatttttttttttaaggatccctgggtggcgcagcggtttggcgcctgcctttggcccagggcgcgatcctggagacctgggatcgagtcccacatcgggctcccggtgcatggagcctgcttctccctctgcctgggtctctgcctctctctctctctctgtgactatcataaaaaaaaaaaaaaaaaaaaaaaattaaacaaaaaaaaaagattttatttactcatgtgagagagagaggcagagacccaggcagagggagaagcaggctccatgcagggagcccgatgtgggactcgagcccaggaccccggggtcacgccctgagccaaaggcagccgctcaaccactgagccccccaggcaacCATGACTACAGAACTTTAAAACAAtcacttcctttccttcccttcccctttcttttcccttccctttcctttccccttcccctttccctttcccttccctttctttctttctaaaagattttatttactcttgagagacacagagacacaggtagaaggagaagcaggctccccgcaaagaGCCCAAtatggactcaatcctggatcccaggatcacaccctaagccaaaggcagatgcctgaccactgacacccaggcgtccctattttgagagagagagagaggcagagacacaggcagagggagaagcaggctccatgcagggagcccaacgtgggactcaatcccgggtctccaggatcaggccctgggccaaaggcggcgctaaaccgctgagccaccgggctgccctatttttttttttaatattttatttatggggcgctgaggtggctcagtggtcaagcatctgcctttggttcaggtcatggtcgcagggtccagggatccagtcccacattgagttccctgcagggaacctgcttctgcttctgtgtctctcacgaataattaaataaatcttaaaaaacaagaaaaagacttTACTTATCTGACAAAGAAAGCATGCATACAAGAAGGGAGatcagcagagagaaagggagaagcaggctccctgcaggaagcccgatgtgggacttgaacccaggaccccagggttacgacctgaaccgaaggcagacactcaaccaacggagccacccgggcacccaaTAGTCAACTTTAAAAACCAATCACATCAGCAAGACAGCTGGCTTGGAAATAGgctccccccccgccctcccacaAAACAGCTCTCTGACTAGCAGCTAAAACaagctataaaataaagaaatcccgATCACGACGGGAAGTCGCTGTGGGCCGCCCTCCCCGTGAGCCTCCCATGGAAGAGCTATGTCAGGGTGACCTGAGTGGGGCAGGGACACCTGCCTATGCACGATAGGACGACACGATAGGACGACCTCCTGAAAACCTCAAGTTTCTCCAAATGAGCATGATTGCAGGTCATTACAGTGAAAACCTCAGAACAGTTTTGCCCAAAACTGGGTAAGAAGATTCTGAAGTTCTGTGAGATCAAAGAGCGCCCTGCGCGTGTGAGGTCTGGGATTAGAGTCACGTGCCGCCCTGACGTCTGGGGGGCTCCCATGGAGAAGGTCCCCGGCCCGACATGTCCGCCCAGCCCTCCGGGTGCACACCCGCAGCCCCGCAGCTCAGGACACCACCCGCGCCTTCTCCGGGAAGCGGGGGCAGCATGCCTCCCACCGCCCCACTACCCCCGGCCCCCAGGCTGCGGGTCTCACTGGCCCACGTCAGGTGTTCAGCCAGCCTCATGGCCCAAAGGCAGGGACTTCATTTCACAGGAGAATTATCAAAAATGCCCCCACTTGAAGGGTGTTTAGCATCATCAGCCAGAGAAATGCCaattcaaaccacaatgagataccactttacacacTCAATGAACTAAAATGAAGACGACTGATTGTCCCAAGTGTTGGCAGGGACGTGGGACAAGGGGAGCACCACCACCCCCTGGCCCACTGGGAGGAGCGTAACTGGCACAGCCGCTCTGTGCAGGGACTCAGGGCCCGTGCTCCTCAGTGCACGACCGCGGGACGGAGTGTGGGCAGCGGTGCACACGAGCACAGCTGCGGCAGCACTGGCACGCCCGGGCGTCCACCAGCAGCACAACACATGAACAGCTGCagggcactgagcagggcactGAGCGGCTGCGACAGGGGCCACAGGAGTCTCAGCCACACGACCAAAGGACTCGGAGAGACCAGCACGTGACTCCCCCACGGGGAAGGGCCGCAGGCAGCACTCACCGCGGGGAGCAGAGGTCAGTCCAGGGACGGCCCACAGGGTCAGGCTGCGAGTCTGAGGGGAGATGACCTGCCTGCCCGTGGAAGGCTTCACTCAACTCCCTGAACTGGGTACGTACACGTGTCTCTGCTAAACACTACCGTCCACACGAAGAGGAAGAATTAACGTGTACGCTTATCAGAAGCTGAAGCTCAGGATGCCCCAGGCTCCCCGGTCAGGGCGCTCTCTGTGGGGTCTCACAAGGGTTAACCCACCAGAGAGCCTGCCCACGACACCAACCACACGCAGAGGGGGACACATGACGAGAGGCGGGCCCAACCACACTGAGCGGCAGTCCCAGCGCACAGATGCCGCCCACACCATGTGCCGACCCGCCCGGCAAACAGTCCCCGAACGAACCCCCCCGTGCCCTCCGCCGCCGTCGTGGGCCGTGGAAACCCAGGGCAGGGCCGAGGTGGACGGGCTTGCACCCGGGGACCTCCAGCTGCCCCCCCAGAAAGCACGCGCTCTCACTGGCTTCCTGACTTCCTGCAGCGAACATGCGTTCTGACAGCTTGTGTCCACTGAGCACAAGCAGATTTTCCAAGACAGCATTGCTTTTGCAAGAACTCCATGAAAACGAAGACTCACCCCAGCAAACGCCCCAGCGGGCGGAGCTCAGCTTACAGAGGGAGCTGGGTGGCAGGATCCTGCTCACCGGGTAGTCCAAGCACGCCTTATTTGTGTGGCACCAAAGACactgaaagagagaaaagtttGACAAACATCAGAAATGCAACGTATGCCCTGAAGAATCAGACTGTCCAGGACACGCACCCCCAACACACCTCTGCTCCCCCAGGTGACTGGCAGGCCTcggcccccagcccccatcaGCTCTACCTGGCCTGGCCCACCAGGGCCGAGGTTTCTCCAACCCTCCTGCACCAGGCACCCTGCCCGGCCTCTTGGCCTTCCTGCAGGTCCCGAGAGCTGCCAGGTGGCTCCCTGCCCGGAGTCTCTGCACAGCTACTCCTCCTGCCCAGAACATTCTTGTCTCAGCTCCCCCACGAGGCCCACCCTGAGCCGCCTCCCCACCAGCGCCCTGCCTCCCCGGTCCCCTCCCCTCAGAAGCACCCAGACTCGCTCAGCTGGGGTGCCCCTCCCCGTTTGTCTGCAGGAGGGTAGGCACTTGTGTGCTTCACCGAAGGATCCTTGGCAGGCGGGCCGGAGCTGGGCCCACGGGGGGAGCGCAGGAAGTACTGGTCAGCGGACTTCTGCAACCTTGGAAAACACTGCGGCCTCTCCAGCCGCGCGGGGGCTCTGCCGTCGTACATACCCCGCaccgggggcgcctgggtgggtgaAGTGTCCGCTGTAggttcaggtcaagatcccggGGCCTTGGGACCTGCCAGCGTCCAGTGCTCCGCTCTAGGGAGTCTgcgtcccctccctctgcccctccctcctgcttgtgttcccacactctctcaagtgaataaataaaatctttaaggaaaaacaaagcacATCTAAGGCTCAGAGGCAGCCGACCAGAAGCTCAGAGCTGGAGTGCACCTCACAGATGCTGTCTGGGGTCCCTAAAACCAGGAGGGGCAATGCAGGCGCAGAGACAGCACCACCCCAGTGCTTGGCCGACGCCGGGCGGCCCAGGCCGGAGCCACACTCCGCAACCTGAGGCGAGCTGTATCTAGACCTCATGGGCCAGCCGGTCGGGCCTTTGCTCGGCACTTTGAATCTTGAACGTCGCCATCCTGCAGGCTCACCCGGGGCGCCCGTATGCAAGACACTCCGAGCACGCAGGGAACATGGTAACCCTCTTGTTCCTGGCCGTCTGAGAGCATCCTGCACAGCAGCGGCTTGGTCCTGGCTGAACCATTTTCAGTAAATCCTCCATTTTCAAGTAATGCAAATCTCAAAtgtctgtttctcatttttataacCATTTTACCAAAAGCCACAGGAGCTCCCTGGGAGGCCAAGTTCTCTGCTGTGGTGGCAtcacaggtttttattttttttttttattttttatttatttatgataggcacagtgagagagagagagaggcagagacacaggcagagggagaaggaggctccatgcaccgggagcccgacgtgggattcaatcccgggtctccaggatcgcgccccgggccaaaggcaggtgctaaaccgctgcgccacccagggatcccgtcacaGGGTTCTATTTGCTCTTTAGATTAACGAAGTGACACACACATGGTGAGCGACTCAGGTAGCACCTAAGGGGGACCAGCGCACCCTCCGCCTCCCTTCTGGCCCCTGGGCCCCGGCCCGTCCTTCCAGAAACCGGCGTGCGCCCAAGGATCCATGTGGGCGGGTCTGCGACAGCCCTGGCTTGAGGGGGGCTGTGTCTTGGACTCCACAGGTCAGGTGGAAGGCCCGTCTGCTGGGAGCCCCCAGTGATGGGGGCCGTCCCTCGGCCGTGCGCCACACAATCTCCTCCCACAGAGGGAAGGGTTGGACTGGACGCCGGCAAAAGCGCCCCCGCAGGGAagcgggtgggggggggaggcggtGAGGTAAACACTGGGCTGCTCTCAATGCTCTCAGGCCAGGCCAGGATGACTCCCCGTAGCCACACCCTGCCCCCTGGCAGCCGAGCCAAGAAAACACCCCTCGAGGGGCCGAGGCCACTGAACAAGCCTAGGGTCATCAACAGCATCAACAGCGAGGGCTGAGGCTGCAGTAACTACCTCCCTCGGTTTATAAACAGCCAAGGCGGGGGTCCCCTGGGCCCCATGACCCCACAGGCCTCAAACCATGACGCCGCCCTGCAGCCAGCAAACTCTTTTGAAAATGTGACTATCTTAGAGCAGAAATTGTCTGATGAGGTCTCTCCTGACCCGTCCCAGAGTGAAACTCACCGCTGGGGAAGGGAAACAGGGCAATGCGCTAAGATACCCTCGTAAAACCCgactggagggaggggagacagctttgccccaggcccccaggcgaAGGCCGCCCATCtctcccagcccccctccccacatGGCCCTCAGGGCTCTAACGCTGAGCACACAGGGCTGCGCTGAAACGAGCCAGAGAACCGAAGCCCGGGGCTCCTGAGTCCCACTGCTCAGGAAGCTGGTGCCGGCCAGGAGGGCAGAAGGATCCTAACAAAGCGGTACAGTTGCCCCAAGACCCTAGTGGGCTTTACACGGTGGGTGTCTTTTGCCAGTGTTCCTACTTGCCCTGATGATCAGCTGCAGACGTGCCTGCGTGTCAGAACCCAGTCGACCCACCTGGAGGTGATCGCCACGCGCACCAGGCCTGCTCCAGAGCAGGGACAACCCATGAGCGTCCTGGCTCCAAGTGTCCCCTGTAACTCTGGGGAGCTAGTCTAGACCAGGTCCTGTGTGATCTGATGGCTGCGTGTGTCTCCTCGCCCTCACCCTTCCCTGTTCCCAGGCGGAGAGCCAAGGGGGAAGCATCTACCCCAAGCCTGGAGAACTCGGGACACGCAGTCTGAAGACTTTGGTTCAAGGTTCATGGACAGCCCTCACTCCTCTTGGCAGCAGATGAGGCCTCTGCGCACTCAGGACACCCCCTGCCACGTCCCCGGGGCCCATCGGCAAAACAGAGTACAGCCCCTGTCCCCACCAGGGCTCTGCATTCCAATGACACCACCATGAAAAGCCCTGGTCAAGAGCTAACAGTTGCACACCAGATGCTCAATGAGTCCCCAGCCCAGCGCTCCTCCTGTCCCCCTCGCCCTCCACAACCCCTCACCCGACCCCAAGCCCACCAGCCTCGGTGAGGCCTGATGCTTCCCACGCAGCTCACACACGCTCCCAGCCAGGGGGCCTAGCGCATGTTTCATAACCCTCGATACCTGTTTCAGGAGGTAAAGAAAGCATGTCGGTGATGCACAGGTGGGACGTGCAGTTTTCCTAAGACGGTTTAATACGCCCAAGAAACACTAAAATGATGTTCCGTACGCATCACACGAGACACCTCCACGGACCCCCAGACGCAGAGCCCTTCACACAcgagaccccggggctgaggaAGGGGGTGTGCTACTTACAGAGACGTTTCTCAGGCACTCCTCACAGGTTCTGTTTGTGTTCTGAGAGCAAGCTGTGGGGAAGAACACACACACCGGTGAGAGTCAGGCAATGTGCACGTGCACTCGGGGGCAGGGGGCCCGGGCGCCGCTCCCAGCCTCGGAGACCCACAGCCAGCACCCAGTGTTCAAGGGACATCAGCAAGAGCTACTGAGCCTTGCTgccagcagggccccagggaggACAGACAGGCACCCTGCAAAGGTGCAAAGGTCCGTGCGTGAAAACAGGCCCTGGCACACGGAGGGAGGACCTTCAGCGAAGAGGAGACGAGCACCTGGCTGTGTCCAATGGACCCCACCCGGCCTAGGCCCACTGGCTCGTCAGCACACACAGCAGTGTCAGGCCCAAGAGACAAAGGTCAGGCCTCAGTCCCACCGACGTGCGGGGAAGGCTCCCTGAATCAGCTGATGCCAACCCCACGGGGCACCCCGCGGCTCTGGCCCCTCCTCACAGCACAAGGAGCTCAAACTCCGCGCAGCTAAGAGCTCTGGAACTCAAGTTAGTCAGAAGTAAAGAACTAGTGTATGACTACAGCATTCCCGTCCCCTATCAAGCTGCCAGTACCACACCCCACTGCTAAAACAGACTAAAAAGAGCTCTGTGTGCAAGCTCGTGAGTCACCAGGAATTGCAACCTCACGTCATCACGAGATGCCACTGTACTCCCACCAGGATGACTAAAGTTAAAAAGGCTGACACCACCAAGTGCTGGTGAAGAGGGAGCAGTGGGGAACTCCCACAAAGCGTTGGTGGGAGAGCAGGACAGTTCCAACAGTGAAAAGATCTGGCGTTTGCTCATAAAACCAACCCCTGCTCCCCCGTGAGTCAGCAACCCCACTCGACTATGTTACTCAAGAAAATCAGAACGTAAGCCTCCAGGGAGGCTTGCGTAGAAATGTTtacagcaacttttttttttttttttaagattttatgtatttgagagtgcgagagagagagagcacacaagtgagcagcgtggggggaggcagagggagaagcaggcttcctgcggaaTGGGggagctcgatcccagcaccccgggaccacgacctaagctgaaaggAGACGCTTCACCGACGGAGCCGAGGCGCCACCAGCAACTTTATAGTAACAGCAAAcaactggaaagaacccagatgccCAGGCACAGGAGGATGGGCAAACCAGTGGAGCTGCACAGCGGAACGGTACTCAGCCAGCAGACATACCCCGTACACACGAAACATGGATTATCTTAGAAATGTCACGCAGGCCCACAGATATCTGACACGAAAGGCCATCCTGTGGGCTCCCTGGACAGGCGGCTCTGGAGCAGGGCATCCCCTACATCAGGAAAAGGCCAGGCACCCGAACCTTCCAGAGACAGATGCATCCAGGAGCCTGACGGGGGCCAGGGCGCACAGGTGTGACTCACCGCCGGCACACTTAAGACTCCTGCACTTCATCGCACTCAAAACTTCCTGCATGAGAGAAAGGAGGACGAACGTTAACCTCCGGCCCACGACAGGTGCTGGGAGGTCCCAGGCAGCGGACCTCACAGAGCTCAGCGCAGGGAAAGGGGAAGATCCCACGCGCCGCAGAGGGACCGCAAAACTCCGTGCAGTGTGAAAATCCCGAGTGCGCGTGCCTACTGCTCAGTTCGGCCTCCTCCCCCGTGTTGAGGGCAGGGGCGCCTCACCCCCAGGTGCGAGGGCGCCCACCGCGGCCGCCGAGCAGGACCAGGACAGTGACCCACAGCACATCTGCCTCTCCGCACACCCTATACAGCCCTGCCTGACTCAGGGTGAGCTGGGCCCGCTGGCCCCAGCTTGCTCCCCAGCACCCCAACAGCACTCCTCCCAGAGCCTCTGGCAGGTGCCGCTCCCTCAAGGACTCCTCCTGCAGCAACAGCCCTACCTTAGCTCCAGGAGGGTAAACAAAGTGGATGACCCGCCACCACCTTGATTTCTGCCGGTACCTCACCAGCCCAGGTCCTGGCATCCACCAAAGGGCCCAGAGGACGACACCCGGAGCACAGGGACCTTAGGGTGCGGACACCGTCCCCGCGGAGGAGCCAGGGCTCAGGGAGGAACACCTGATCACAGAACTGGGACAGAGGAAGGACAGGACCGGCCTGGGACAGACTGCTGCGCCATGGTCGCACAGATGTAGGGGGTCAATGACTGAAGGATCCAGAAGCCAGCTTGAAGGGGCAGGGGTCCTCCTTGCCAAACAGGGACAATGACAAATCAAGGTGGCTGACAACAATGGCCGCTAACGTCTCGAACGGTCCAGGATTTCCCATGGACAGGGAAGGCCGACCAGCCACGGCGAAGCAGCGGGTAGAAAACCTGCCATTTGCAGTCATCTTGATAAATCTGGACGCTGAGGCCACAGTGTGTACCCGTGAGGTGACAGGCCCTTGCGGCCTCCAGGCGCCCCGCGGTTGAATTACTTATGAAGACAAGATGGTACCTTAGAAGTGACCGAAGTATCGCCACAATAAGGACAGGACGAGGGAACGAAATGACAGCAAGTGCCCCCTGGGGGTGCAGGGCGAAGGACCCAGCCACAGGGGATTGAATCCTGGCCAAACGGGAGTCCAAGTagaggccagcaggctggagccACGGAGGGCCTTCTACAACGCCGTCCTCTGAGAGCCGAGGAGGCGACGGGAGCTTGGGAGACCTCCTGGCCAGAAGCCCCACGTGTCCAGGAGGGGAAAGGGACAGGATGGCCCTGGGGCAACTGGTGGACCGTGTCTGTAAGCCCCGGGCCCCGTCACGGAGTTCAGGGATCATGGCGATGCCGGCTGTCCCAGCTGTCCCAGCTGTCCCGGCTGTCCCGACCGTGCCCTTCGCGCCCCCAGGCCTCGGGAGGGCCTCCCAGCTGCGGGGAAGGGCCGGCCAGCTCCCCGCGGGGCTGGTTAAAAGGGCAGCGAGCACACGGGGCGCCGCAAAGCAAACCTGGAAACGCTGAGAACACAAAGGCGTTTGGAAGTTAACTAAACTGTTTATTCCTTCAACTTTTCTGCAGCTTTGACGTTTTTCTAAACAAAGAATTAGGCAGGAAGCCGCTGTGAAAATGTGCACAACTGCTGACACACCCACTCTTAAGTCCTTCTGGAAAGATTCTACAAGAAAAGTCctacttctggggatccctgggtggctcagcggtttcgcgcctgcctttggcccagggtctgatcctggagtcccgggatcgagtcccatgtcgggctcctggcatggagcctgcttctccctctgcctgtgtctctgcctctctctatcataaataaataaaaataaatcttcaaaaaaaataaaaaataaaattataaaaagaaaagtcctACTTCTCATCAATCTTGACTGAGCAACcacagggggcaggggaggctaGAAGAACTCTGTCATGGGGACTTTTCATGTTTGACAGTTGGCTTTGTGTGAACTCAGCTCCTGGACACACGATCCGACCCCACCCCATGGCCTCTGGACCAGCGAGCAGGGGTCGGTGGCGACCACCCTGCTCCTCCCCGCCCTGGCCGGGCAGCGGGCAGAGGGCTCTGTGTCCAGCGCTCCAGGACGCGGGCGCCGGGGAGAGGCCGCTCACTATCCCCCTCGGATCACCTGACCGTCCTGCACGGCTGGCAGGGCAAACACGTTCACCGCGTGCTAAGGCTTCAGAGGCCCACCTCTCTGGTCACGGGACGTGGAAAACCAGGCGCCGACAGCCAGCAAGAAGCAGGCGCTGCCCTCGTTTCCTAAGTCAAGCGCTAAGACCCAACGCCCCGGCTCTGCGAGACCTGGGCCTGAAGATCCTCCACCAGAGTCCACTCCCCAACAATCAGAAAACGTCACACATCATTCACTTTGCAAATTAAACAAAAAGACCAAAGCAAGAAAACGGAAGTTCACTGTGTCGAGATACACTGGCCCACGGCCCCACATCGCACTGGAGCTGCAGGGGAGCCTGTTAAGTACAGAGAACACACACCCTCGTCGCGAAGAGAtggttcataaaaataaaaaaacgaGTGAGGACATTCCCACATGTGCGTCACACCACAGGCCAGGGGCCGGGGCTGGCAGACCAAGCCCCTCCTTGGACACTGCATCTGCTCCACTGGGTGACAGACACACAGGAAGCATCCACATCACAAGCTCCCACGAGAAATAAGGGTAAAAAGTTCACGCAGACAAAAAGCCCCACGTGTCTTCCTAGCTCAGTAGGAACAAGAGAGCTTGAGGATGGCACGGCTCTTCCCCAACCGAGGATGGCTTACATCCCAAGAAACCCACTGTAAGTGGAAGACGTTCTAGCAAAAATACACCTGGCCGACCGTCGATGTGCTGAGCACACGcagggggcggcgggcgggcgaaGCCCTCAGGCAGGGCCTACCCTGTGAGAGTCAAGCAGCTCATGTGATGACTGAATGCCCGCCGTGACCAACGGGACGGCCGTGACCAACGGGACGGCCGTGACCAATGCGACAACCGTGACCGCACAGGGCTGGCCTGGCAAAGACCCACATCCGAAGTGCCAAGCGCTGCTCCTACTGTGTGCACATCACTTCTGTGCCACCACGACGTTAGAACGTCCTAGGTCAGACCCGTGTAGGCGGGGGCTGTCCGTGCATACAAATAACGGGTACCGTGTACGCACTGGCTGCCACACCCTTACGACCGGGTTAGAAAGCCCTGGTCTCAGCAGCAGATGGGCAGCACAGGAATGGCAAGCCCCCTCCAAATCCAGCACCCGTCCTAAGGAGCAGTGAGGGTGGgctccccaccccgcccacctgCAGAGGCCACAACGGAGCTCTTCTGCATCCCCCGGGCCTGGTGCTCGGGGTCATCTCCCCTCCACCGTGACGGACACTTGCAGGTGTTTCAGGAGCTCAGCGTTCGCCCCGGTGGACAGAGTCGGGAAGACTGTCCTCACCATGCAAGTGGGCATCACCCAATCCACAGGGGACCCAACAGAACAAAAAAGGCACAGGAGCAGAGAACTGACTCTGCTGAAGCCGGGCCACTGTCTTCTCCTGCCTTGGGCACTGGTGCACCTGGTTCCCACGGCTCCACCAGCAGACGCAGGTCATGGGGCTTCCCAGCCCCCACCATCACGCACGCCAGCCCTTCATGATCTGTCTCTCTCTACAGCCACAGACACCGCCGGtggtttctctgaagaaccctaaTGCCCTGGCAAGGCTGTGAACGGCAGTCCCGCTCCTCCAGCACAAGCAGCAAATGCCTCACGGCAGCCTGGGCTCTGTGGAAGGGGGGTCTCGGGGCTCTCACAGTCCCCCTGACCCCAAGGAAGCGGAACAGGGGACCGGCTGGCAAGCACCCACCCAGCACACCACTCCCCTATGAGGAGGTGCTGCTGACAGGGGAAACAAGAGCACCCTGCCACCCACCGAGGACCTGGGGTGTATCCCAGACAGGTGATCCCTAGGAGCCGAGGCCGGTGATGGGCAGCTGCCCCCTGAGCTGACTGCGAGCGAACGCCGTGTGGCTGAAGGCGCTGTGGCATATGGAGCCGCAGCTCTGGTCTAAGCCCCTACGGAGGACACGAAGTCACCAGGGCCACCCCTGGTCACCTGACGGAGCGAGGGCAGTATAACAGAGCGGTCACACAGGTCACTGCCGGCGCCCCCTGACACGCGCACTGCAGTCACGCACACACGCCCGCTGACCGCGGAGAAAGACTTCCCGCAGCTCATCCACCTACTCGGGTAAACGATCCCCATCCACGTTCACGCTTAT from Canis aureus isolate CA01 chromosome 30, VMU_Caureus_v.1.0, whole genome shotgun sequence includes the following:
- the PTTG1IP gene encoding pituitary tumor-transforming gene 1 protein-interacting protein isoform X2, translating into MPCSRAACPGSPQDGLSCQISVGLRDISKIIHVSCVRACSQNTNRTCEECLRNVSCLWCHTNKACLDYPVSRILPPSSLCKLSSARWGVCWVNFEALIITLSVVGGAVLLAVAVCCCCCCCRRKKSRKPDKSEEKAAREREERRIRQEERRAEMKSRHDEIRKKYGLFKEENPYARFENN